From the Microplitis mediator isolate UGA2020A chromosome 6, iyMicMedi2.1, whole genome shotgun sequence genome, one window contains:
- the LOC130669595 gene encoding uncharacterized protein LOC130669595 — MILLSKNNYIYLIYIFTLISFLPSGYLELYPQEVQSLSELPMEQLLKIKNNFIETGSDVVEEEEEKEDEEVEEEGLQGRTLPIKLPLKKIGNKSLRRHGDWWEEKGEDTKISKIFQFTLTTLSFLAFGGYLLTLVITSLKKNQAAQGNVIVLSNLQKYTRPKRHIFTIDPAENEYDTDRLYRGMIMLSREYASYTKSK, encoded by the exons ATGAttttattgtcaaaaaataattatatatatttaatatatattttcacttTGATAAGTTTTTTACCTTCTGGGTACTTGGAGCTGTACCCTCAAGAAGTGCAAAGTCTCAGTGAACTTCCAATGGAACAATTGCTGAAGATTAAGAACAACTTTATTGAAACTG gaAGCGATGTtgtagaagaagaagaagaaaaagaagatgAAGAAGTAGAAGAAGAAGGTCTACAGGGAAGAACTTTACCAATAAAATTGcccctaaaaaaaattggtaataaatcattacgtAGACATGGCGACTGGTGGGAAGAAAAAGGGGAAGAcactaaaatttcaaaaatatttcaatttacaCTGACAACTCTATCATTTCTTGCTTTCGGCGGTTACCTTCTCACCCTCGTCATCacttctttgaaaaaaaatcaagctGCTCAAGGAAATGTCATCGTTTTatct aactTGCAAAAATATACGAGACCAAAACGTCATATATTTACAATAGATCCAGCAGAAAATGAATACGATACCGACAGACTCTACCGTGGGATGATAATGCTTTCTCGCGAGTACGCTTCCTACactaaatcgaaataa